AATTTGACAATGATGAAGTCGTTAATGGTATCATCTGGTCTGAAATTTTGGCCAAACCTAAACAATTATAATATTCAGCCTATTGGATTATTTCCAATAGGTTTTTTTATTGCGAATGATTGAAGTCAAAGATGATTAAAGGATGATTTGAGTCACTTTACAGAATTTAGTAATATTTAGATAAGAATGATTATACGATCAAAATCAACATATAAAAGACTTGATTGAATTATTTAAATTAAAACGAAATAGAATCAATATAGCCATAACAATGGTATAATATAAGTATATTAACCCAAATATGGGTATAGTGAATTATAAAAATGTATTTTGAAAAGGAGCGCGTTTATGCCTGGTATAATTCAAATCGACGACATTAATCAATCCCAAGCTTTAATAGGTAACAATGATGAACATTTAAAAGCTATAGAAGATAGTTTTGATGTCGTAATACATGCTCGTGGTCAAGAAATTGCGGTTAAAGGTGAAAAAATTGAGCATGTAGAAAAAGCCGAATTAGTGTTAACCAATTTATTAAAAGTGATTGAATTGGGAAATAATATAACGTTAAAAGATGTTGAAGCTGCTATTAAAATGGCAGAAAATGGCACAATCCAACAACTTTTAGACTTATATGATGAAGAAATTACTAAAGATGCTTTTGGCAAAACCATCCGCGCTAAAACTATGGGTCAGCGAATGTATATAAATGCTATGTATCGAAATGACTTAGTCTTTGGTATAGGTCCTGCAGGAACTGGTAAAACATTTTTAGCAGTTGTCTATGCTGCTAAACAATTACGTAAAGGAAACGTTAAACGAATCGTATTAACACGTCCGGCAGTTGAAGCGGGTGAATCATTAGGATTTTTACCTGGTGATTTAAAAGAGAAAGTTGATCCGTATTTGAGACCATTATATGATGGATTAAATACCGTGCTAGGTAGAGAACAAACTGCACGATTTATAGAACGTGGTATTATAGAAATTGCTCCATTAGCATACATGCGTGGTCGAACATTAGACGATGCATTTGTGATTTTAGATGAAGCACAAAATACAACTCATGCTCAAATGAAAATGTTTTTAACTCGTTTAGGATTTGGTTCTAAAATGGTAGTCACAGGTGACCAAACACAAGTCGACTTACCAAAAGGTGTTAAAAGCGGGTTGAAAGAAGCGGTCAAAAAGTTACATGGTGTTAAAGGGATTAATATTATGAAACTTGATCAAAGTGATGTAGTGAGACATCCACTTGTAAGTAAAATTATAGATAGATACGAGGGAGAGGACTAAATGTTTACAATAGATTTTAGTGATCATACTGAGTTAGTTAAAGATGAATGGTATGAACAAATTGAAAAGCTACTTAATTTTGCTAAGCAGCAAGAAGAAATTAGTGAAGATGCTGAATTATCTATTACCTTCGTAGATAAATCTGAAATTCAAGAGATTAATAAGATGTATAGAGACAAAGACAAAGTTACGGATGTCATATCATTTGCACTTGAAGAAGATGAACCGGACATTGATATGAGTGAATTTGATATACCTAGAGTATTAGGTGACATCATTATTTGTACAGATGTTGCTCAAGAACAATCAGAATCTTACGGACATTCTTTTGAAAGAGAATTAGGCTTTTTAGCATTACATGGATTTCTTCACTTACTAGGCTATGATCATATGAATGAAGAAGATGAGAAAGAAATGTTTGGTCGTCAAGATGCTATATTAAACGCCTATGGATTGACGAGAGACTAATAATGAGTCGTTTTAAATATGCACTAAATGGTTTGAAAACACTTTTAATCAAAGATCAAAAATTCTCACTTCATATATATGCGAGTATCATAGCAATTGTTTTTGGATTTTTACTTCATATTAATCGTTCTGAGTGGATATTTATATTATTAGCAATTAGTTTAGTTTTAGCATTTGAAGCTATTAATACAGCCGTTGAATATGTGGTTGACTTAGTTACTACTGAGTATCATGATTACGCTAAATATGCGAAAGATATTGCTGCTTTTAGTGTGATGATTGTTTCCGTCTTAGCATTAATCATTGGCCTCATTGTCTTTATTCCACATTTAATTAATTTAATATAGGAGGCGGAATCAATGAGTTATCAATCTCATTATTTTAAAGAAGTTAGAGAAGCACAACGAAGATCTTATTCACCATATAGTAACTTTAAAGTTGGTGCCTATTTGAAAGCTAAAGATGGACGAACATTTTATGGAACTAATGTAGAAAACGCAGCATATTCAATGTGTATTTGTGCAGAACGCGCAAGTTTAGTTGCTGCGATATCTGCTGGATATCAGCCTGGAGATTTTGAATCTATCACTGTTACTGTAGATGCTGAAGTACCATCATCACCTTGTGGTGAATGTCGACAAGTATTAAAAGAGTTATGTGACGATGATATGCCAGTTTATATGACTAATCATAAAGGCGATATGATCGAATCAACAGTTAAAGAATTACTACCATACGGATTTTCTGGAAAGGATTTAAATAAATGACAGAACATAAATCAGGATTTGTTTCAATTATAGGAAGACCCAATGTAGGTAAATCTACATTTGTAAATAGAGTTATCGGACATAAAATTGCGATTATGTCTGATAAAGCACAAACAACACGTAACAAAATTCAAGGTGTTATGACAAGAGACGATGCCCAAATTATATTTATTGACACACCTGGTATCCATAAACCTAAACATAAGCTTGGAGATTACATGATGAAAGTTGCCACAAATACACTTTCTGAAATAGATGCGATTATGTTTATGGTTAATGTAAACGAAGACATTGGTCGTGGCGATGAATATATTATGGATATGCTAAAGGATTTAAAAACACCCGTATTTTTAGTATTAAATAAAATAGATTTAGTACATCCTGATGCATTAATGCCTAAAATAGAAAAGTATCAAGAATATATGGACTTCACTGAAATCGTACCTATTTCTGCACTAGAAGGTTTGAATGTCGATCATTTTATAGATGTATTAAAGTCATACTTACCTGAAGGACCAAAATATTATCCAGATGATCAAATTTCGGACCATCCTGAACAGTTTGTGGTCGGTGAAATTATTCGTGAAAAAATATTACACTTAACAAGTGAAGAAATTCCACATGCTATTGGCGTTAATGTTGATCGTATGATTAAAGAAGATGAAGATAGAGTTCGAATCGAAGCTACGATATATGTTGAACGTGATTCTCAAAAAGGAATCGTCATTGGTAAAGGTGGCAAGAAACTAAAAGAAGTCGGAAAGAGGGCAAGACACGATATAGAAATGCTTCTAGGTTCTAAAGTATATCTTGAACTATGGGTTAAGGTGCAAAAAGATTGGAGAAATAAAGTTAACTTTATTCGTCAAATTGGTTATATTGAAGATCAAGATTAACTCAGAGAGATGGTGAGTTAGTATGCTAATGAAACAAAAAGGCATCATAATTAAATCAGTGGAGTACGGCGAATCAGATAAAATAATTACAATTTTAAATGAATATGGTAGCAAAGTTCCATTGATGGCTAGAAGGGCCAAGAAAATTAAATCAGGTTTACAAGCGCATACACAAATGTTTGTGTATGGCTTATTTATTTATAATAAATGGCGAGGTATGGGTACGCTTAATTCTGTAGATGTCATTAACCAACATTATGAATTACAACTCGATTTGTATGAAAGTAGTTTCGCAACTTTATGTGCCGAAACCATTGATCGTTCAATGGAAGAAGATGAAATTTCAAAATATAATTATGATTTACTAAACTTTGTTCTAACCAAGATATCATCTGGTCAGTCAGCTCAATTAATGTCAATCATTGTATTACTTAAGTGTATGAATAAGTTTGGTTTTTCTGCTTTATTTAATCAATGCGTAATAAGCGGTAATACCGATCAATCAAAATTAGTTGGATATAGTTTCAAATTTGATGGTGCTATTTCTCAAGCTGTAGCATACCAAGATCCACATGCATTACAATTATCCAATAAAACATTATATTTATTAGATGTCTTGTACAAACTCCCCATTGAAAAAATGAATGAATTAAATATCCATCAAGATATTTTAGACGAAATGTCAGAATTGATGATCATGCTATATAGAGAATATGCAGGTATGTTCTTTAAAAGTCAAAAGTTAATCAACCAGTTAAAGAGGTTAGAAATGAAAGACTAGTCTTTAACAAACACAAAATACCGAACCACATTATTATGTGATTCGGTATTTTTATAGATTATTTATAATAGATGAATTAGAATTTAACTTTTTCGGCTAAGAATGCTTCTAATTCTGAGATTGGCATACGAACTTGTTCCATAGAATCTCTGTCACGTACAGTAACTTGATTATCCTCTAAAGAATCAAAGTCGAATGTAATACAATAAGGCGTACCAATTTCATCTTGTCGACGGTAACGTTTACCAATAGATTGTGATTCATCAAAATCTATTGAGAAACTTTGACTTAATTGTTCAAAGATTTTAATTGCTTCACTTGATAATTTCTTACTTAATGGTAAGATAGCCGCTTTGTATGGTGCTAAAGCAGGGTGGAATTTAAGTACAGTACGTTCGTCCTTACTTCCTTCAACACCTTCTTGTGAATATGCATCACATAAGAACGCTAGTGTTACACGGTCAGCACCTAATGACGGTTCGATACAATATGGAATATACTTTTCATTTGTTTCTGGGTCATGATATTTAAAGTCTTCACCAGAATGTTCACTATGTTTTTTCAAGTCAAAGTCAGTACGACTTGCGATTCCCCATAGTTCACCCCAACCAAATGGGAATTTATATTCGATATCAGTTGTAGCATTTGAATAGTGAGATAATTCATCTGCATCATGGTCACGTAAACGCATGTTTTCTTCGCTAATATTTAAGTCTTTTAACCATTGGCTAGCAAATGTCTTCCAGTAGTTTTGCCATTCAATTTCTTCACCAGGTTTACAGAAGAATTCAAGTTCCATTTGTTCGAATTCACGTGTTCTGAAAATGAAGTTACCAGGCGTAATCTCGTTACGGAAAGATTTACCAACCTGACCAATACCGAATGGTAATTTTTTACGCATTGATCTTTGAACGTTTTTGTAGTTAACGAAAATACCTTGCGCTGTTTCTGGACGTAAGAAAAGTTCATTTGTTGAATCTTCAGTTACACCTTGGAATGTTTTGAACATTAAATTAAATTGACGAATATCAGTCCAATTTGCGGTACCACTTACTGGACAAACAATGCCTTCATCATCAATAATTTTTTTCATTTCATCGAAGCTTAAACCATCAGCAATAAAGTTTTCATCGCCTTTTTCTTGCTGCATGTAATCTTCAATTAATTTATCAGCACGATAACGAATTTTACTGTCTTTGTTATCAATCATTGGATCATTAAAGTTACCTAAGTGTCCTGATGCTTCCCAAGTTTTTGGGTTCATTAAAATCGCAGCATCTAGACCTACGTTATAAGGTGATTGAGTAATAAATTTTTGCCACCATGCTTTTTTTACATTATTTTTTAATTCAACACCAAGCGGACCATAATCCCATGTATTAGATAATCCACCATAAATGTCACTACCTGGGAATACAAAACCTCTGTGTTTTGCTAATTGTACAATTTGTTCCATATCATTTGCCATAATTTTTCTCTCCTTACACATAAAAACGCCCCAAGACAACAAAGCATCATAAATATACTTTATTATCTTGGGACGAGTTAGTCATTTTTATTTAGTATAAATCATATACATTAAAATATCATTTAACCCGCGGTTCCACCCAAATTAGTGTAGCCACTCACTTTTAAATTAATTAAATTTTTATGCCAAAATTTGTCTGCTAAGCTCACACCGTCCTTAGCTCGCTTTATAATTATTCTAATTGATTAAATATTTAATAGCAAGCGTTTATATGTGTTTGTGGCAAATAAAAATAACAGTTATAATATGTAATGTATATAAGAGGGGTGAGGACCTATAGAATTAAATCAAAGACAAGAACAAATTATAGAAATCGTTAAGCAACATGGACCTATAACTGGTGAGCATATTGCTGATCAATTAAATTTAACACGGGCTACATTACGACCTGACTTAGCTATTTTAACAATGTCTGGCTTTTTAGAAGCGCGTCCACGAGTTGGTTATTATTATTCAGGTAAATCAAAAAATAAAATTATACATGAACAATTAAGACAATATGTTGTTAAAGATTATATGTCTCAACCTGTTGTGGTTAAAGAAGATATGTCAGTCTACGACGCAATTTGTACTATATTTTTAGAAGACGCTGGAACATTATTTATTACAAATAAAGATAATGACTTTATCGGTGTTTGTTCTCGTAAAGACCTATTAAGAGCATCAATGATTGGAAATGATATTCATACGATGCCCATAAGCGTCAATATGACTCGAATGCCAAATTTAACTTATCTTGAAGAAAGTGAACTAATAATCTATGCTGCGAATCAAATGATAGATAAAGAAATAGATGCAATACCCATAGTTAGATTGAAAGATAATCAAAAATTCGAAGTGGTTGGTAGAATATCTAAAACGACAATCACAAAATTGTTTGTATCATTATTTAAAGAATAGGTGGTTAATAGATGGATAATATAAATATTATTGTTGCTTCTGATTCAATCGGAGAAACAGCAGAATTAGTAGCTAGAGCCGGTGTTTCTCAATTTAATCCTAAGCAATGTAAACATGAATTTTTACGTTACCCATACATAGAATCCTTTGAAAATGTGGATGAAGTGATTCAAGTTGCTGAAGATACAGACGCAATAATTGTATATACTTTAGTTAAACCAGAAATCAAAAAATACATGGTGGCTAAAGTTAAAGAACATCAACTTAAGTCAGTTGATATTATGGGGCCACTTATGGACTTATTATCAGGTTCAATAGAAGAAACACCATACTATGAACCAGGTATTGTGCATAGACTAGATGATGCTTATTTTAAGAAAATAGACGCTATAGAGTTTGCTGTTAAATATGATGATGGTAAAGACCCTAAAGGTTTACCAAAAGCCGATATTGTTTTATTAGGTATTTCAAGAACATCTAAAACACCTTTATCACAGTACTTAGCACATAAAAGTTATAAAGTGATGAATATACCGATTGTTCCAGAAGTGACGCCACCAGATGCATTGTTTGATATTGATCCTTCAAAATGTATCGCTTTAAAAATTAGCGAAGAAAAATTAAATCGTATTCGTAAGGAAAGACTTAAACAATTAGGATTAGGCGACTCTGCGAGATATGCTACAGAAACTAGAATTAAAGAGGAATTAGAATACTTTGAATCATTAGTAGAAAAAGTAGGTTGTCCAGTTATAGATGTAACTGATAAAGCAATAGAAGAAACAGCAAATGATATCATTTATTTTATCGAAAATAATCAAACAAAATAATTTCAATTAATGCATAAAAAAGGTATAATATTAAGACTAATATGTCATAGGTGATCTAATTTGCGTATAGAACAATCAGTTATAAATGAAATAAAAGATAAGACAGATATACTCGACTT
The DNA window shown above is from Staphylococcus sp. M0911 and carries:
- a CDS encoding PhoH family protein is translated as MPGIIQIDDINQSQALIGNNDEHLKAIEDSFDVVIHARGQEIAVKGEKIEHVEKAELVLTNLLKVIELGNNITLKDVEAAIKMAENGTIQQLLDLYDEEITKDAFGKTIRAKTMGQRMYINAMYRNDLVFGIGPAGTGKTFLAVVYAAKQLRKGNVKRIVLTRPAVEAGESLGFLPGDLKEKVDPYLRPLYDGLNTVLGREQTARFIERGIIEIAPLAYMRGRTLDDAFVILDEAQNTTHAQMKMFLTRLGFGSKMVVTGDQTQVDLPKGVKSGLKEAVKKLHGVKGINIMKLDQSDVVRHPLVSKIIDRYEGED
- the ybeY gene encoding rRNA maturation RNase YbeY; this encodes MFTIDFSDHTELVKDEWYEQIEKLLNFAKQQEEISEDAELSITFVDKSEIQEINKMYRDKDKVTDVISFALEEDEPDIDMSEFDIPRVLGDIIICTDVAQEQSESYGHSFERELGFLALHGFLHLLGYDHMNEEDEKEMFGRQDAILNAYGLTRD
- a CDS encoding diacylglycerol kinase family protein; its protein translation is MSRFKYALNGLKTLLIKDQKFSLHIYASIIAIVFGFLLHINRSEWIFILLAISLVLAFEAINTAVEYVVDLVTTEYHDYAKYAKDIAAFSVMIVSVLALIIGLIVFIPHLINLI
- the cdd gene encoding cytidine deaminase, translated to MSYQSHYFKEVREAQRRSYSPYSNFKVGAYLKAKDGRTFYGTNVENAAYSMCICAERASLVAAISAGYQPGDFESITVTVDAEVPSSPCGECRQVLKELCDDDMPVYMTNHKGDMIESTVKELLPYGFSGKDLNK
- the era gene encoding GTPase Era; protein product: MTEHKSGFVSIIGRPNVGKSTFVNRVIGHKIAIMSDKAQTTRNKIQGVMTRDDAQIIFIDTPGIHKPKHKLGDYMMKVATNTLSEIDAIMFMVNVNEDIGRGDEYIMDMLKDLKTPVFLVLNKIDLVHPDALMPKIEKYQEYMDFTEIVPISALEGLNVDHFIDVLKSYLPEGPKYYPDDQISDHPEQFVVGEIIREKILHLTSEEIPHAIGVNVDRMIKEDEDRVRIEATIYVERDSQKGIVIGKGGKKLKEVGKRARHDIEMLLGSKVYLELWVKVQKDWRNKVNFIRQIGYIEDQD
- the recO gene encoding DNA repair protein RecO; translation: MKQKGIIIKSVEYGESDKIITILNEYGSKVPLMARRAKKIKSGLQAHTQMFVYGLFIYNKWRGMGTLNSVDVINQHYELQLDLYESSFATLCAETIDRSMEEDEISKYNYDLLNFVLTKISSGQSAQLMSIIVLLKCMNKFGFSALFNQCVISGNTDQSKLVGYSFKFDGAISQAVAYQDPHALQLSNKTLYLLDVLYKLPIEKMNELNIHQDILDEMSELMIMLYREYAGMFFKSQKLINQLKRLEMKD
- a CDS encoding glycine--tRNA ligase, with protein sequence MANDMEQIVQLAKHRGFVFPGSDIYGGLSNTWDYGPLGVELKNNVKKAWWQKFITQSPYNVGLDAAILMNPKTWEASGHLGNFNDPMIDNKDSKIRYRADKLIEDYMQQEKGDENFIADGLSFDEMKKIIDDEGIVCPVSGTANWTDIRQFNLMFKTFQGVTEDSTNELFLRPETAQGIFVNYKNVQRSMRKKLPFGIGQVGKSFRNEITPGNFIFRTREFEQMELEFFCKPGEEIEWQNYWKTFASQWLKDLNISEENMRLRDHDADELSHYSNATTDIEYKFPFGWGELWGIASRTDFDLKKHSEHSGEDFKYHDPETNEKYIPYCIEPSLGADRVTLAFLCDAYSQEGVEGSKDERTVLKFHPALAPYKAAILPLSKKLSSEAIKIFEQLSQSFSIDFDESQSIGKRYRRQDEIGTPYCITFDFDSLEDNQVTVRDRDSMEQVRMPISELEAFLAEKVKF
- a CDS encoding helix-turn-helix transcriptional regulator; translated protein: MELNQRQEQIIEIVKQHGPITGEHIADQLNLTRATLRPDLAILTMSGFLEARPRVGYYYSGKSKNKIIHEQLRQYVVKDYMSQPVVVKEDMSVYDAICTIFLEDAGTLFITNKDNDFIGVCSRKDLLRASMIGNDIHTMPISVNMTRMPNLTYLEESELIIYAANQMIDKEIDAIPIVRLKDNQKFEVVGRISKTTITKLFVSLFKE
- a CDS encoding pyruvate, water dikinase regulatory protein, which translates into the protein MDNINIIVASDSIGETAELVARAGVSQFNPKQCKHEFLRYPYIESFENVDEVIQVAEDTDAIIVYTLVKPEIKKYMVAKVKEHQLKSVDIMGPLMDLLSGSIEETPYYEPGIVHRLDDAYFKKIDAIEFAVKYDDGKDPKGLPKADIVLLGISRTSKTPLSQYLAHKSYKVMNIPIVPEVTPPDALFDIDPSKCIALKISEEKLNRIRKERLKQLGLGDSARYATETRIKEELEYFESLVEKVGCPVIDVTDKAIEETANDIIYFIENNQTK